DNA from Marinitoga litoralis:
TAATATTTGAAGATAATAATTTTGCAGTCTCTTTTAACACAGCGTCTCCAGAATCATGACCATATTTATCATTTACCATTTTAAAATTATCAAAATCAATCATTGATAAGGCAAAAGATAAATTTTCTCTTTTTGCTCTTTCTATTTCTTTTTTTAATAAATCTGTTATAGCTCTCCTATTATATACGCCTGTAAGATAATCAATAAGCAGTATTTTATTTATTTCATTTATTTTCTTAATTCTTTTTAATCCTAATTCTATTTTATAATTCAACTCTTCTATATTAATAGGATATAAAATAAAGTCATCGGCATTTAATATATCATCATTTAGATTTTCTACTACTAAAATAGTATAATTTTCATATGTTTTTTCTTTAGAAATAATAACATCAGCAGAATTAATATCTGCTTTATCTAAAAATACATATTCATATTTCAGTTTACTTAAATCATCATTATGAATAATATTTTTTTCTATCGCTATCATATATTTATTATATCATAAAAAATCCACATCTTACGATGTGGATTATGAATTATTTATCATTTTGCTTGCTTCATTTAATTCTATATGAATAATGTTTTTTGCATCTTCTAAAAGTTTTGTTATAGCATCATGTTTTATTTCGCAATTAACGATATTTCCATCTTTGTTTTTTTTAATAACTCCTGCATTTTCAAGTATTTTTAAATGCTGAGAAACACTTGATTGTGTTAATCCTAATTCTTCTGCTATTTCAATTACATTTCGATTTTTACTACATAATATTTTTAATATTCTTAATCTTGTAGGATTTGCCAATGCTTTAAATATATCTGCAACTAATACACATTCGTCCATAATTTTACCTCTCTTTAATACTATTATATATATCAAATTATATTATAATAGTATTAAAATATGTTTTTTGTAAGTTTAATTTTTTAATTTTCTTGCTTCTAATATCCCATGAGCTGTAGCGTGAACTATACTTCTTGTATGACCTGAACAATCCCCAATAAACTTTAAATTTTCAAATAAATTATTATCTAATTTTTTTCCATAGAATTTAACTTCTACACCATATAACAAGTTTTCTTCATCAGCTATTCCAGGTATAATTTTATTTAAATTATCTATAAATTCTACTAAAGATTGAGAGGTTTTGCTTGGAAATACTAAATTTAGATCACCTAAAACATATTCATTTTGGTTTAGAGTAGGGAAAACTTTCCATAATTTTTTAGTTCTTTTTCCTTTTTTAAAATCCCCATATGTTTGTAATATAACCTTATCTCCACCTGCCAAAATATTAGATAACTTTGCAATATATGATCCATAACCATTTGGATCATTAAATGGTTTTGTAAATGAATGGGTTACTAAAATAGCAAAATTAGTATTTGTTGATTTTTGATCATGTATAGCATGTCCATTTACCGTAATGAAATCTGAGTATTTTTCTGTAACGACATATCCAGATGGATTATTACAAAATGTTCTAACTAATTGACCATTAGAAGATTTGAATTTAACTTTAAATTCATATAATGCGTCATTTAATTCCTTTACAACTATATCAGGTAATTCAAATCTTACTCCTAAATCTACTTTTGTATTGGATAATATAATATCTGGATATTTCTTACTTAATGTATCTATTAATTTAAATCCACTTCTTCCTACTGCAATATAAACTTTATCAAAATATTCTTCATGTTCTTCTCTGTTTTCTCTATCTAAATAAATAATTTTTATATTATTACTAACTTCAATATCCTTAACAAATGAATTGAATTTAAATTTAATACCTTTTTGGGAAAATTCACTATGAGCGTTTTTTAAAAATATTTTGAGTTTGTCAGTACCAATATGAAAGAATTCAGATTCAACTAATTTAAATCCATTAATAAAAAATTGTTTTTCGAGCTCTTCTATGTTTTCTCTAGAACCTATTTCTGGTTCTGTCTCAGATAATTTTGAATAATAATCTACTATATCTTTTTGTAGTTTTTTGTCATATAATATTTCTTCTAAATCTCCTCCCATTTCCGAAGAAACAAATAATTTTCCATCAGCTCTAATACCGCTAATAGAAGATGAAAAAATATCTTTATTCATTTCAAAAACAACTACATCATTTGAAGGATCAACCTCTTTTAAAAAACCTACTGCTGCAGCTCCAAATCCTATTACTGCAATTTTCACATTATCCCTCCTCAAAAAAAATAGACTGAAACCGTATGGTTTCAGTCTAAAATTATTTCTTTAAAGTGTAGTAACATCTTTTTGGAGATTCAATTTTCTCCTCTTTTTTTAATTCTTTTATTGCTTTATCTACTAATTTTTTGTCAATTCCAGCTTTTTCAGCGATTTCTCCAGATTTTAATGGTTCTTTTGATTCAGATAAAACTTTAACAACTAATTCCACTGCATCCATTCCAATCCCTCCCAAAAATTCTATCAAACAAAGTTATTATATTATAATTTTTATGTTTTGTCAATATTAATTCATTTCTTTTTGAATATTCATAACAAATTTAGGAACTATTTTTCTAGGGATAAATCTTATTAAAAAGGCCAATAATTTATTTCTAAAACCAGTAATAATAACTTGTTTTTTATTCATTAAGCCATCATATGCAATTTTTGCTACTTTTTCTGCTGACATAGGTTTTAACGTATAAAATAATTTAGATTTTTCCATATTGGCTCTTTTAACAAAATCAGTGGATGTTGAACCTGGACATAACGCAGTAACTGAAATATTTTTATCTTTTAATTCTTCATTTAATGCTTCACTAAAACTTAGTACATATGCTTTTGAAGCATAATAATTAGCCATTAAAGGCCCAGGTTGAAAAGCAGCAGTTGATGCAACATTTAATATTTTACCTTCATTAAATTTTATCATATCATCTAAA
Protein-coding regions in this window:
- a CDS encoding ArsR/SmtB family transcription factor → MDECVLVADIFKALANPTRLRILKILCSKNRNVIEIAEELGLTQSSVSQHLKILENAGVIKKNKDGNIVNCEIKHDAITKLLEDAKNIIHIELNEASKMINNS
- a CDS encoding SDR family NAD(P)-dependent oxidoreductase, coding for MEKYTLITGASGGIGLELAKIFAKNNHNLVLVARSYDKLQRIKDNLEKKHNIKVIIIKKDLSDPNSPKELYNEVKQKNIFINILVNNAGYATFGRFYDLDIEKEINMIQLNVITLVYLTKLFLDDMIKFNEGKILNVASTAAFQPGPLMANYYASKAYVLSFSEALNEELKDKNISVTALCPGSTSTDFVKRANMEKSKLFYTLKPMSAEKVAKIAYDGLMNKKQVIITGFRNKLLAFLIRFIPRKIVPKFVMNIQKEMN
- a CDS encoding GGDEF domain-containing protein → MIAIEKNIIHNDDLSKLKYEYVFLDKADINSADVIISKEKTYENYTILVVENLNDDILNADDFILYPINIEELNYKIELGLKRIKKINEINKILLIDYLTGVYNRRAITDLLKKEIERAKRENLSFALSMIDFDNFKMVNDKYGHDSGDAVLKETAKLLSSNIRYYDNIGRLGGEEFLVIISHATKNEAIVVAERLRKRVENNIIKINGNEIKITISQGISIFTENKNLDQMIKEADIALYKAKTSGKNKVVIYK
- a CDS encoding HTH domain-containing protein, encoding MDAVELVVKVLSESKEPLKSGEIAEKAGIDKKLVDKAIKELKKEEKIESPKRCYYTLKK
- a CDS encoding NAD(P)/FAD-dependent oxidoreductase, which translates into the protein MKIAVIGFGAAAVGFLKEVDPSNDVVVFEMNKDIFSSSISGIRADGKLFVSSEMGGDLEEILYDKKLQKDIVDYYSKLSETEPEIGSRENIEELEKQFFINGFKLVESEFFHIGTDKLKIFLKNAHSEFSQKGIKFKFNSFVKDIEVSNNIKIIYLDRENREEHEEYFDKVYIAVGRSGFKLIDTLSKKYPDIILSNTKVDLGVRFELPDIVVKELNDALYEFKVKFKSSNGQLVRTFCNNPSGYVVTEKYSDFITVNGHAIHDQKSTNTNFAILVTHSFTKPFNDPNGYGSYIAKLSNILAGGDKVILQTYGDFKKGKRTKKLWKVFPTLNQNEYVLGDLNLVFPSKTSQSLVEFIDNLNKIIPGIADEENLLYGVEVKFYGKKLDNNLFENLKFIGDCSGHTRSIVHATAHGILEARKLKN